A stretch of the Polyangiaceae bacterium genome encodes the following:
- a CDS encoding MBL fold metallo-hydrolase, producing MTFSIRFWGVRGSIAAPGPETAGVGGNTSCVEIVCGASRFILDSGTGIRPLGDALMKEGPVEATLLLSHHHWDHIQGLPFFTPIYIPTTKLTVVGPQTDRLSNIDVLEHQMSSPVFPVRLEELPCALETREVMAGDVLELDGARIRVAKGNHPGGSLAYRIDYAGRSVVYATDTEHYSCVDPSLRALALGADVLIYDSQYTPAEYRGEGGPSRVGWGHSTYEDGAKLAHAADVGQYVLFHHDPRRTDAGVAELEKKAQALFAGSIAAREGLVIGLSGRAVAA from the coding sequence ATGACGTTCAGCATTCGATTCTGGGGAGTTCGCGGGAGCATCGCAGCGCCGGGTCCGGAGACGGCGGGAGTCGGAGGGAACACGAGCTGCGTCGAGATCGTGTGCGGCGCCTCGCGCTTCATCCTCGACTCCGGCACTGGCATCCGTCCGCTGGGCGACGCGCTGATGAAGGAGGGGCCGGTGGAGGCCACCCTGCTCTTGTCGCACCACCACTGGGACCACATCCAGGGCCTGCCGTTCTTCACCCCCATCTACATCCCCACCACCAAGCTCACCGTGGTCGGGCCGCAGACGGACCGCCTCAGCAACATCGACGTGCTCGAGCACCAGATGTCGAGCCCGGTCTTTCCGGTGCGCCTGGAGGAGCTGCCGTGTGCGCTGGAGACGCGCGAGGTGATGGCGGGCGACGTGCTCGAGCTCGACGGCGCGCGCATCCGGGTGGCGAAGGGCAACCACCCGGGAGGCTCCTTGGCCTACCGCATCGACTACGCCGGCCGGAGCGTGGTCTACGCGACGGACACCGAGCACTACTCGTGCGTCGATCCCTCGCTGCGGGCGCTGGCGCTGGGCGCCGACGTCTTGATCTACGACTCGCAGTACACCCCCGCCGAGTACCGCGGCGAGGGCGGCCCGTCCCGGGTGGGCTGGGGGCACTCCACCTACGAGGACGGCGCCAAGCTCGCGCACGCGGCGGACGTCGGGCAATACGTGCTCTTCCACCACGACCCGCGCCGCACCGACGCGGGGGTGGCGGAGCTCGAGAAGAAGGCGCAGGCGCTGTTCGCGGGCTCGATCGCCGCCCGTGAGGGTCTGGTCATCGGGCTCTCGGGCCGAGCGGTCGCCGCATGA
- a CDS encoding Uma2 family endonuclease, with product MSSSFVALRYAVRPQSEAWVLPEGKVPESVPHDRAAERLKSVLSEWARGLDRPVAVARNLAVRWLEETPRVGIDPDVCVLDPPPPGIDEASSLCLWRPGHQAPSVCFEIVSANHPHKDYRDVHERYAALGTPELVVFDPLLAGPASLGGPVPIQLWRLDETGAFERVYAGPGPVYCEGLDAFLTARERHLIVSDDARGEREWLPAVESAERERAEKERERAEKERERAEKERERAEKERERAERLRAEQERAELAARLAALEARVGLDGPKH from the coding sequence GTGAGCTCGAGCTTCGTCGCGCTTCGGTACGCGGTCCGACCTCAGTCGGAGGCGTGGGTGCTCCCCGAGGGCAAAGTGCCGGAGTCCGTCCCCCACGATCGCGCCGCCGAGCGCCTCAAGTCCGTGCTCTCCGAGTGGGCGCGCGGGCTCGACCGCCCTGTGGCAGTCGCGCGCAACCTGGCGGTCCGCTGGCTGGAGGAGACGCCTCGGGTCGGCATCGACCCCGACGTGTGCGTGCTCGATCCGCCGCCGCCGGGCATCGACGAGGCCAGCAGCTTGTGCCTTTGGCGGCCCGGTCACCAGGCGCCGAGCGTCTGCTTCGAGATCGTGAGCGCCAATCACCCGCACAAGGACTACCGAGACGTCCACGAGCGCTACGCGGCCCTCGGCACGCCGGAGCTGGTGGTCTTCGATCCGCTCCTGGCAGGTCCGGCCTCGCTGGGCGGGCCGGTGCCGATTCAGCTCTGGCGGCTCGACGAGACGGGCGCGTTCGAGCGGGTGTACGCCGGTCCCGGGCCGGTCTACTGCGAAGGGCTCGACGCCTTCCTCACCGCTCGCGAGCGGCACTTGATCGTCAGCGACGACGCCCGCGGCGAGCGGGAGTGGCTCCCCGCGGTGGAGAGCGCCGAGCGCGAACGCGCGGAGAAGGAACGCGAACGCGCGGAGAAGGAACGCGAACGCGCGGAGAAGGAACGCGAACGCGCGGAGAAGGAACGCGAACGCGCGGAGCGGTTGCGGGCCGAGCAGGAACGCGCCGAGCTGGCGGCGCGGCTCGCGGCGCTCGAAGCACGGGTGGGTCTCGACGGGCCCAAGCACTAG
- a CDS encoding sigma 54-interacting transcriptional regulator: MADTITESTTHPQRAALGQPEIGVVVLYSRGPIVPFARSVPASASVGREGDVQIDDAGASRVHARFDNRGAALWVSDLGSRNGTFLNGAAIATSGQLAPPGSVVRVGRTLLLVLADVTPWFAPPVDAAGLVGGPALDDARHSIATIAPTPAPVLILGETGTGKELVANAIHRVSGRSGNFVALNCAAVPSELVDAELFGHTRGAFSGATAARGGLIRAADGGTLFLDEVGEMTPPIQAKLLRTLETREVRSVGEDRVSVVDVRFVAATNRDLVEQVDSGGFRGDLLHRLSGFGISLPPLRSRIEDVGALAEAFLAGSGLALSVLALEQLLLHGWPGNVRELKNVIAAASAVAQRRGHAEIELEDLPRLTVPEPRSRPPAAEDPGERIRRALAQSGGDVAQAARELSTSRTSLYETLRRLGIDAKSFRRR, translated from the coding sequence TTGGCCGACACCATCACCGAGAGCACGACGCACCCGCAGCGCGCCGCGTTGGGACAGCCCGAAATCGGCGTCGTCGTGCTGTACTCGCGGGGGCCGATCGTGCCCTTCGCCCGCTCCGTCCCGGCCTCGGCCAGCGTCGGGCGCGAAGGCGACGTCCAGATCGACGACGCCGGAGCATCGCGCGTCCACGCGCGCTTCGACAACCGCGGCGCCGCGCTGTGGGTCTCGGATCTGGGCAGCCGGAACGGCACCTTTCTGAACGGCGCCGCGATCGCGACGAGCGGCCAGCTCGCTCCCCCTGGCTCCGTCGTCCGCGTCGGCAGGACCTTGCTGCTCGTGCTCGCCGACGTGACGCCCTGGTTCGCGCCGCCGGTGGACGCCGCGGGCCTGGTCGGAGGTCCAGCCCTGGACGATGCGCGGCACTCGATCGCGACCATCGCGCCCACGCCGGCTCCGGTGCTGATCCTGGGCGAGACCGGCACCGGCAAGGAACTGGTGGCCAACGCCATCCACCGCGTCAGCGGACGGTCCGGGAACTTCGTCGCGCTCAACTGCGCCGCCGTGCCTTCGGAGCTGGTGGACGCCGAGCTCTTCGGCCACACGCGCGGCGCGTTCTCGGGCGCGACTGCGGCGCGCGGGGGCCTGATCCGAGCCGCCGACGGCGGCACGTTGTTCCTGGACGAGGTCGGCGAGATGACCCCGCCCATCCAGGCCAAGCTGCTCCGCACCCTCGAGACCAGAGAGGTGCGCTCGGTGGGCGAAGACAGGGTGTCCGTGGTGGACGTGCGTTTCGTCGCGGCGACCAACCGCGATCTCGTCGAGCAGGTCGACTCCGGGGGCTTTCGCGGCGATCTGCTGCACCGGCTCTCCGGGTTCGGCATCTCGCTGCCGCCGCTGCGGTCCCGCATCGAGGACGTGGGCGCTCTCGCTGAGGCCTTCCTGGCGGGCTCCGGCCTCGCGCTGTCGGTCCTCGCGCTGGAGCAGCTCTTGCTCCACGGCTGGCCCGGCAACGTGCGGGAGCTCAAGAACGTGATTGCGGCGGCGAGCGCGGTGGCCCAGCGGCGAGGCCACGCGGAAATCGAGCTGGAGGACCTGCCGCGGCTCACCGTGCCGGAGCCGCGCTCCCGCCCGCCGGCCGCCGAGGATCCCGGCGAACGCATCCGCAGGGCGCTCGCGCAGTCGGGCGGCGACGTGGCGCAGGCGGCGCGCGAGCTCTCGACCAGCCGCACCTCCCTGTACGAAACGCTGCGCCGCTTGGGGATCGACGCGAAGAGCTTCCGCCGCCGCTGA